The Tripterygium wilfordii isolate XIE 37 chromosome 4, ASM1340144v1, whole genome shotgun sequence genome has a window encoding:
- the LOC119996163 gene encoding protein SRC1, with protein MAGILHKIEETLHVGGNKKEEQKPEQHRVEHKPECHGEQHKGEFHGGEYHGEQRKGELHGGEHKEGLVDKMKHKLPGASPGAACHDGEKKTGHDGEKKKKKEKKKHEDGHESSSSSDSD; from the coding sequence ATGGCAGGAATTTTGCACAAGATTGAGGAGACCCTCCACGTAGGAGGCAACAAGAAGGAGGAGCAGAAGCCTGAACAACACCGTGTTGAGCACAAACCAGAGTGTCATGGTGAGCAACACAAGGGAGAATTCCATGGAGGGGAGTATCATGGTGAGCAACGCAAGGGAGAACTCCATGGAGGGGAGCATAAGGAAGGGCTCGTGGACAAGATGAAGCACAAGCTCCCTGGTGCCTCACCAGGCGCTGCTTGTCATGACGGTGAGAAGAAGACTGGTCATGAcggtgagaagaagaagaagaaggagaagaagaagcatgAGGATGGTCAtgaaagcagcagcagcagcgacAGCGATTAG